The DNA segment GGGTTGATGCAACTGCTCGCCGCCGCCGGACGGCCAATGCAACTGATCTCGGTCACCGACGGCAGCGCCAGCCACCCCGGCTCGACGCTCTGGCCGGTTGAACGTCTGAGCGTAGTGCGCCCGCAGGAGTCCGCCGAAGCCTTGCGCCGTCTCGGCTTGCCGATGCACAGTCTGAAATGGCTTCGCGGCGGTTTCACCGATACCCAAGTAGCGGCGCAGGAGCAGGCACTGAGCGAATTCATTCAAAGCTATTTGCATCCTCACGACGTGCTGTTTACCACGTGGCGTGAGGACGGTCACAGCGATCATGAAGCGGTCGGCCGCGCCAGCCTCGAAGCGGCGCGCCGTGCCGGCGTGGTGTGTCACGAGCTACCGGTGTGGACCTGGCACTGGGCGACGCCGGAAGACGCGGCGGTGCCGTGGCAACGCGCGCGCAAGATTCTGTTGTCGCCGACGCACGTCGCACGCAAACGCCACGCCGCCCATGCGTTCGCCAGCCAACTGGAAGGCGACCGCGATGCAGGACTGGCGCCGGTGTTGGCGCCGTATGTCCTTGAACGTTTGTTGCAGCCTTTCGAAGTGGTGTTCCTTTGAGTGTCGAGGATCGCTATTTCGACGGTCTGTTTTCCGGTAACGACGACCCTTGGGCATTCCGCCAACGCTGGTACGAACAGCGCAAACGCGCGATCACCCTCGCCGCCC comes from the Pseudomonas granadensis genome and includes:
- a CDS encoding PIG-L deacetylase family protein; the encoded protein is MKANPIVGQGTSLHQWQNSQRLAELPVIDVLDLVPVGARAVIVAPHPDDEVLGCGGLMQLLAAAGRPMQLISVTDGSASHPGSTLWPVERLSVVRPQESAEALRRLGLPMHSLKWLRGGFTDTQVAAQEQALSEFIQSYLHPHDVLFTTWREDGHSDHEAVGRASLEAARRAGVVCHELPVWTWHWATPEDAAVPWQRARKILLSPTHVARKRHAAHAFASQLEGDRDAGLAPVLAPYVLERLLQPFEVVFL